AGTCGTTTTTGGTTTTTGATTCAAATAGTTCTCATAAACTTGGGCTCCATCATAGTCAACATATGCAATTCTTGCACTATAATCAGTTCTCTCCAACACCAAACTATCCCCACCAACAATTGCAGTATGATAGGGATGGACAATTAGAGATTCAGAGAGTCTTTGAGAAGTAGTGATTTTTGATTTTTGTAATTCAGGTGCAAAAGTGTTAAAATCAGCTAGAAGGTAAAACGTTGCCTCAGGCTTTGTGGCTTTGACTCCTTCGATTGCAGTTAATGCATGATAGGTGTAATCCCCCATGATTTTGTGGATGTTACGTGTCACATCAAAATACTCATTTAGATCATTACTAATTTCAAATCCTGCAACTGCTGCATTTTGTATCGGGGTAGAAACAGCAGTGTATTCTGTTGCAAGAATTTTTTTGAATTGTGCTTTAAGGTCTACTGCGTGTTGTGGGAAAATAACATAGCCTAATCTGTATCCTCCAGCAGCATGTGATTTTGATAATCCATTTGTGACAAATGTTCCTTCAGGATAAATTTTTCCCATACTGACAAATTTAGAAAAATCATATGTTGTCTGAGCATAAATCTCATCAGATATTACAGTGATGGATTGCTCTCTGCACACATCAGCAATTTCTTCAAGTTCCAACATATCATACAACAAGCCAGTTGGGTTGTGAGGATTATTCAATATGAGGATTTTTTGCCTATCATGTAATCGCAATGCAAGTTTTCTAAGATCACTAGGAGAAATCTTTCTGTTTGCACGTGTAGGCAACATGTGATAATTTTTTTTTAAGAATCTAATTTGTGGTAGATATCCAAGCCATGCTGGTGTTGGTAAAATCACAGTGCCATGAAGAATTTCAAGTAAATTGAAAATCAATTCCTTTGTTCCAGGTCCAACATAGATTCGTTGCGGATCTATATCCATAGAAAAATAATGTTTATTGTATTTGGATATGGCTTGACGTAATTCTGGAATTCCAGGTACTGCAGCATATTCACCCTTATGGGCATTTTTTATCAGTGCCTCTTGAACTAGTTTGGGTACAGGAAAAGGAGATTGACCAAAAGCAAA
Above is a window of Nitrosopumilus sp. K4 DNA encoding:
- a CDS encoding pyridoxal phosphate-dependent aminotransferase is translated as MRFIVDQQVEDIELPENLKLNTFLQEFHSDCKHPECNFGFYGFAFGQSPFPVPKLVQEALIKNAHKGEYAAVPGIPELRQAISKYNKHYFSMDIDPQRIYVGPGTKELIFNLLEILHGTVILPTPAWLGYLPQIRFLKKNYHMLPTRANRKISPSDLRKLALRLHDRQKILILNNPHNPTGLLYDMLELEEIADVCREQSITVISDEIYAQTTYDFSKFVSMGKIYPEGTFVTNGLSKSHAAGGYRLGYVIFPQHAVDLKAQFKKILATEYTAVSTPIQNAAVAGFEISNDLNEYFDVTRNIHKIMGDYTYHALTAIEGVKATKPEATFYLLADFNTFAPELQKSKITTSQRLSESLIVHPYHTAIVGGDSLVLERTDYSARIAYVDYDGAQVYENYLNQKPKTTSDRLEFVKSNAPKIVAGIKMIEKFFEQLKQDAVRDLKTKKDSLSVPG